One stretch of Thermococcus sp. 21S9 DNA includes these proteins:
- the purS gene encoding phosphoribosylformylglycinamidine synthase subunit PurS — translation MKWRVTVTVRLKEGLNDPEGRVIGKALRNLGYAVEGLRVPKCFEFELESENPEEEVEEMCRKLLANPLIHTWEYRIEPVS, via the coding sequence ATGAAGTGGAGGGTTACCGTTACCGTTCGCCTCAAGGAGGGACTCAACGACCCCGAAGGGAGGGTCATAGGGAAGGCCCTCAGAAACCTCGGCTACGCCGTTGAAGGCCTGCGCGTTCCGAAGTGCTTCGAGTTCGAGCTTGAGAGTGAAAACCCTGAGGAAGAAGTCGAGGAGATGTGCAGGAAGCTCCTCGCCAACCCACTCATCCACACCTGGGAGTACAGGATAGAGCCGGTGAGCTGA
- a CDS encoding formate--phosphoribosylaminoimidazolecarboxamide ligase family protein translates to MISRDEILEILERYDPEKITVGVLGSHSALDIADGAKEEGLPVLVVAQRGRHRTYAEYFKLRRTKDGLTKGFIDEVIVLEKFAGIIDVQDELVRRNVIFVPNRSFVVYTGIGRVENEFRVPLFGSRNLLRSEERSEEKSYYWLLEKAGLPYPEPVKPEEIDEVGLVIVKLPHAKKRLERGFFTAASYKEFREKAERLKKLGVITEEDLARARIERYIIGPVFNFDFFYSPIDGEIELLGIDWRFETSLDGHVRLPAPQQLTLPEWQFEPEYTVTGHASSTLRESLLEKVFDMAEKYVKATQKYYEPGIIGPFTLQTAVDKDLNFYIYDVAPRTGGGTNIHMAMGHPYGNALWRKPMSTGRRVALEIKRAIELDELEKVVT, encoded by the coding sequence ATGATAAGCCGGGACGAGATTCTGGAAATCCTCGAGAGGTACGACCCCGAGAAGATAACAGTCGGCGTTCTCGGGAGCCACTCCGCCCTGGACATAGCCGACGGTGCTAAGGAGGAAGGTTTGCCCGTTCTGGTCGTGGCGCAGAGGGGCAGGCACAGGACTTACGCCGAATACTTCAAGCTGAGGAGGACCAAGGACGGCCTGACCAAGGGCTTCATCGACGAGGTCATCGTCCTTGAAAAGTTTGCCGGGATAATAGACGTTCAGGACGAGCTCGTTAGGAGGAACGTTATCTTCGTCCCCAACCGCTCCTTCGTGGTCTACACCGGCATAGGCAGGGTTGAGAACGAGTTCAGGGTTCCGCTCTTCGGGAGCAGGAACCTGCTGAGGAGCGAGGAGAGGAGCGAGGAGAAGAGCTACTACTGGCTCCTTGAGAAGGCTGGACTTCCCTATCCGGAGCCCGTCAAGCCTGAGGAGATTGACGAGGTTGGCCTCGTCATAGTCAAGCTCCCGCACGCCAAGAAGAGGCTCGAGCGTGGATTCTTCACGGCCGCGAGCTATAAAGAGTTCCGCGAGAAGGCTGAGAGGCTGAAAAAGCTCGGCGTAATTACCGAGGAGGACCTCGCGAGGGCCAGAATTGAGCGCTACATCATCGGGCCTGTGTTCAACTTCGACTTCTTCTACTCCCCGATTGACGGGGAGATTGAGCTTCTGGGAATAGATTGGCGCTTCGAAACGAGCCTTGACGGCCACGTAAGGCTTCCCGCTCCCCAGCAGTTGACCCTTCCTGAGTGGCAGTTCGAGCCGGAATACACCGTAACGGGCCACGCGTCCTCAACCCTCCGCGAGTCGCTTTTGGAGAAGGTCTTCGACATGGCCGAGAAGTACGTTAAGGCGACGCAGAAGTATTACGAGCCTGGAATAATCGGGCCGTTCACGCTCCAGACGGCGGTGGACAAAGACCTCAACTTCTACATCTACGACGTCGCCCCGAGAACCGGCGGTGGAACTAACATCCACATGGCGATGGGGCACCCCTACGGCAACGCCCTCTGGAGGAAGCCCATGAGCACCGGACGGAGGGTCGCCCTCGAGATAAAGCGCGCAATCGAGCTCGACGAGCTTGAGAAGGTGGTAACCTGA
- the purT gene encoding phosphoribosylglycinamide formyltransferase 2 — translation MIKPRDELGTAMTDSAQKILLLGSGELGKEIAIEAQRLGVEVVAVDRYASAPAMQVAHRSYVGDMRNADFLFSVVEREKPDAIIPEIEAINLDALFELEKDGYFVVPNARATWIAMHRERTRETLAKEAKVPTSRYAYATTLDELYEACEKIGYPCHTKAIMSSSGKGSYFVRGPEDIPKAWEVAKNKARGSADKIIVEEHIDFDVEITELAVRHYDENGEIVTTFPKPVGHYQIDGDYHSSWQPAEISEKAEREVYRIAKRITDVLGGLGLFGVEMFVKGDKVWANEVSPRPHDTGMVTLASHPTGFSEFGLHLRAVLGLPIPGEWVDGYRLFPLLTPAATHVIKANVSGYSPRFRGLAKALSVPNATVRLFGKPEAYPGRRLGVAIAWDKNVEEAKRKAEMVAHSIELRTRSSEWHGQDYERRKHLL, via the coding sequence GTGATTAAGCCCCGCGATGAACTTGGAACTGCCATGACGGACTCCGCTCAGAAGATACTCCTCCTCGGGAGTGGAGAGCTCGGAAAGGAGATAGCGATTGAGGCTCAGAGGCTCGGTGTGGAGGTTGTAGCCGTTGACCGCTACGCAAGCGCTCCGGCCATGCAGGTCGCCCACCGCTCCTACGTGGGCGACATGAGGAACGCGGACTTCCTCTTCTCGGTCGTAGAGAGGGAAAAGCCAGACGCTATAATCCCCGAGATAGAGGCCATAAACCTCGATGCCCTCTTCGAGCTTGAGAAGGACGGCTACTTCGTGGTTCCTAACGCGAGAGCGACCTGGATTGCCATGCACCGCGAGAGGACGAGGGAAACGCTCGCAAAGGAAGCTAAGGTTCCAACTTCACGCTACGCCTACGCGACTACTCTCGACGAACTCTACGAGGCCTGCGAAAAGATAGGCTACCCCTGCCACACCAAGGCGATAATGAGCTCCTCGGGCAAGGGCTCCTACTTCGTTAGAGGTCCCGAGGACATACCCAAGGCCTGGGAAGTCGCTAAAAATAAAGCCCGCGGTAGCGCCGACAAGATAATCGTTGAGGAGCACATAGACTTCGACGTAGAGATTACCGAGCTCGCGGTGAGGCACTACGACGAGAACGGGGAGATAGTTACCACCTTCCCGAAGCCCGTCGGCCACTACCAGATTGACGGCGACTACCACTCCAGCTGGCAACCGGCTGAAATCTCGGAGAAGGCGGAGCGCGAGGTTTACAGGATAGCGAAGCGCATCACCGACGTCCTCGGCGGTCTCGGACTGTTTGGCGTCGAGATGTTCGTGAAGGGCGATAAGGTCTGGGCCAACGAGGTCTCGCCGAGGCCCCACGACACCGGAATGGTAACTCTGGCTTCCCACCCGACCGGCTTCTCCGAGTTCGGGCTTCACCTGAGGGCCGTCCTTGGCCTTCCGATTCCGGGCGAGTGGGTCGACGGTTATCGTCTGTTCCCGCTCCTGACTCCCGCTGCCACTCACGTCATCAAGGCCAACGTCTCTGGCTACTCGCCAAGGTTCCGCGGGTTAGCTAAGGCCCTAAGCGTCCCGAACGCGACGGTAAGGCTCTTCGGCAAGCCCGAGGCCTATCCGGGAAGGAGGCTTGGAGTGGCTATAGCCTGGGACAAGAACGTTGAGGAGGCCAAGAGGAAGGCCGAGATGGTTGCCCACTCCATAGAACTCAGAACGCGCTCCTCTGAGTGGCACGGACAGGATTACGAGAGAAGAAAGCACCTACTTTAA
- the purQ gene encoding phosphoribosylformylglycinamidine synthase I produces the protein MVKFAVIVFPGTNCDFETERAIRKAGAEAERVWYKGTLKNFDGVVLPGGFSYADYLRAGAIAARQEIMEEVKEFAEEGRPVLGICNGFQILTEAGLLPGALRPNRVPRFLCRWVHLRVNDTETPFTSLYEPGEVIRMPIAHAEGNYYIDNPSKVRIVFQYSDERGNVSEEANPNGSVLNIAAIANEKGNVLGTMPHPERASDRFLGSEDGLRLFRSMVEWVRR, from the coding sequence ATGGTGAAGTTCGCGGTCATCGTTTTTCCGGGAACAAACTGCGACTTCGAGACGGAGCGGGCCATAAGAAAGGCCGGAGCCGAGGCGGAGCGCGTCTGGTATAAAGGGACCCTCAAGAACTTCGACGGCGTCGTCCTCCCAGGGGGCTTCAGCTACGCCGACTACCTAAGGGCAGGGGCGATAGCGGCAAGGCAGGAGATAATGGAGGAAGTGAAGGAGTTCGCCGAGGAGGGGCGACCGGTCCTCGGAATCTGCAACGGCTTTCAAATTCTCACCGAAGCTGGTCTTCTTCCCGGGGCTTTGAGGCCCAACAGGGTTCCGCGCTTCCTCTGCAGGTGGGTTCACCTCCGCGTAAACGACACAGAAACTCCTTTCACTTCCCTCTACGAGCCGGGAGAGGTCATAAGGATGCCGATTGCCCACGCGGAGGGCAACTATTACATTGACAACCCCTCAAAGGTCAGAATCGTCTTCCAGTACAGCGACGAAAGGGGGAACGTGAGCGAAGAAGCCAACCCCAACGGCTCGGTTCTGAACATAGCGGCGATAGCCAACGAGAAGGGAAACGTTCTCGGAACGATGCCTCACCCGGAGCGTGCGAGCGACCGCTTTCTGGGGAGTGAGGACGGCCTGAGGCTCTTCAGGAGCATGGTGGAGTGGGTGAGGAGGTGA
- a CDS encoding TIGR00725 family protein, whose product MVQIAVAGSGDLELIPEAERKARAFARALPLDVVLLTGGKGGIMEVVSEEFRRRGGTVVGVLPGDEEGNPYSSVRIKTGFNPVGRSVVLVTSADVLVVLGGGSGTMVEALMAYNLGIPVVVLTGTGYRSDELKALAKDGFFDHRKRAKVAFTESPGEAVELALRLARS is encoded by the coding sequence ATGGTCCAGATAGCCGTTGCCGGTTCCGGCGACTTGGAGCTCATCCCAGAGGCCGAGAGGAAGGCGAGGGCCTTCGCCAGAGCCCTTCCCCTCGACGTCGTCCTTTTAACGGGCGGAAAGGGTGGAATAATGGAAGTCGTCTCCGAGGAGTTCAGGAGGCGCGGTGGAACCGTCGTCGGAGTCCTTCCGGGGGACGAGGAGGGGAACCCGTACAGCTCGGTAAGGATAAAGACGGGCTTCAATCCGGTGGGCAGAAGCGTCGTCCTCGTTACCTCGGCCGACGTCCTCGTTGTTCTTGGTGGTGGCTCGGGAACGATGGTCGAGGCTCTTATGGCTTACAACCTCGGGATTCCCGTGGTCGTTCTCACGGGGACAGGTTACAGGAGCGACGAGCTTAAGGCCCTCGCGAAGGACGGCTTCTTTGACCACAGGAAACGGGCGAAGGTTGCCTTCACAGAGAGTCCCGGAGAGGCCGTTGAGCTGGCGCTGAGGCTCGCACGTTCTTAA
- the purL gene encoding phosphoribosylformylglycinamidine synthase subunit PurL, translating to MFPHEEKLIRERLKREPNELEWAMLEVMWSEHASYKSSRPWLKLLPTENEHVILGPGEDAGIVKFDDETWIAVGIESHNHPSAVEPYGGSATGVGGIVRDILCMGARPIALLDPIRFGPLEKERNRYLFEGVVKGIADYGNRIGVPTVGGETEFDESLDNYTLVNVACVGIMRPEHLVHSYVSEAGLKLILVGNRTGRDGIHGVTFASEELGENTEEDRSAVQIPDPFTEKLLIEATLEAVYSGKVKALKDLGGGGLTCAASEMAGKKGFGAIIYADRVPLREPGMTPTEVMISESQERMLFAVKPEDVEEIGRIFEEYELEWTVVGETIEEPRFVVYWGGEKVADLPIELLADVPTIEWELRPYSAERPVETPSISFGEAFDFVWGSPNILSKRWVWEQYDHEVQGRTVLKPGRDAAVLKINDEYGLAFVADGNPNHSYLNPYHGAMGAVAEVVRNLVSVGAEPLALVDNLNFASPERPEVYWSFAETVRGLADAARAFGLAYVSGNVSFYNEVVDRPIKPTPVVAGLGKVKLEDIPSGAFEENLLIGVVGLTKPELGGSELFARLGVEGGLAPRVDLEEEKANASGVLEAIRRGLVKAVHDVSRGGLAVTLAEMAVAGNTGFTADLSKVPSETSNPIEVAFSESHSRYIVAFPEENLEELKGLFKHFAIIGKAEGSDAVFLWNRRELLRKPVSELRAVHESLPRLLGEEE from the coding sequence GTGTTCCCGCACGAGGAGAAGCTCATCCGCGAGCGCCTGAAGAGGGAACCGAACGAACTTGAGTGGGCGATGCTCGAAGTCATGTGGAGCGAGCACGCCTCGTATAAGTCGAGCAGACCCTGGCTCAAGCTCCTCCCGACGGAGAACGAGCACGTGATTTTAGGCCCCGGCGAGGACGCCGGAATAGTGAAGTTCGACGACGAGACGTGGATAGCCGTTGGAATCGAGAGCCACAATCATCCGAGCGCGGTCGAACCCTACGGCGGTTCTGCAACTGGAGTCGGCGGGATAGTGAGGGACATACTCTGCATGGGCGCGAGGCCAATTGCTTTGCTTGACCCCATACGCTTCGGTCCGCTGGAGAAAGAGAGAAACCGCTACCTCTTCGAGGGGGTTGTTAAGGGAATAGCCGACTACGGGAACAGGATAGGCGTTCCGACCGTTGGGGGAGAGACCGAATTTGACGAGAGCCTTGATAACTACACGCTCGTCAACGTCGCCTGCGTTGGCATCATGAGGCCCGAGCACCTCGTCCACAGCTACGTGAGCGAGGCAGGCCTCAAGCTCATCCTCGTCGGCAACAGGACGGGGAGAGACGGGATTCACGGCGTAACCTTCGCGAGCGAAGAGCTGGGCGAGAACACCGAAGAGGACCGCTCGGCCGTTCAGATTCCAGACCCCTTCACAGAGAAGCTCCTCATCGAGGCCACCCTCGAGGCCGTTTACTCTGGCAAGGTTAAGGCGCTCAAGGATTTGGGGGGCGGGGGACTGACCTGCGCCGCCTCCGAAATGGCTGGCAAGAAGGGCTTCGGGGCAATAATATACGCCGACAGGGTTCCTCTCCGCGAGCCGGGCATGACTCCGACCGAAGTTATGATTTCCGAGAGCCAGGAGAGGATGCTCTTCGCGGTTAAGCCGGAGGACGTCGAGGAGATAGGCAGGATTTTCGAGGAGTACGAGCTTGAGTGGACCGTCGTCGGCGAGACGATTGAGGAGCCACGCTTCGTCGTCTACTGGGGGGGCGAGAAGGTCGCGGATTTGCCGATAGAGCTCTTGGCTGACGTTCCAACGATAGAGTGGGAGCTGAGGCCCTACAGCGCCGAGAGACCGGTCGAGACGCCGAGCATTTCGTTTGGAGAAGCCTTCGACTTCGTCTGGGGCAGTCCGAACATCTTGAGCAAGCGCTGGGTCTGGGAGCAGTACGACCATGAGGTTCAGGGGAGGACTGTTCTTAAACCGGGCAGGGACGCGGCGGTTCTTAAGATAAACGATGAGTACGGTCTGGCTTTCGTCGCCGACGGGAATCCGAACCACAGCTACCTGAACCCCTACCACGGGGCTATGGGGGCCGTTGCAGAGGTTGTGAGAAACCTCGTCAGCGTTGGGGCCGAGCCTCTGGCGCTGGTTGACAACCTCAACTTCGCCTCGCCCGAGAGACCCGAGGTCTACTGGAGCTTCGCTGAAACCGTCAGGGGACTGGCGGACGCGGCGAGGGCCTTCGGCCTAGCGTACGTCAGCGGGAACGTGAGCTTCTACAACGAGGTCGTTGACAGGCCGATAAAGCCGACTCCCGTTGTAGCTGGCCTCGGGAAGGTGAAGCTTGAGGATATCCCGTCCGGGGCTTTTGAGGAGAACCTCCTTATCGGGGTAGTTGGCCTCACGAAGCCCGAACTCGGCGGTTCTGAGCTCTTCGCGAGGCTCGGCGTCGAGGGTGGCCTCGCGCCTCGCGTGGATCTTGAGGAGGAAAAAGCCAACGCAAGCGGAGTCCTTGAGGCGATAAGGAGGGGCCTCGTCAAAGCCGTCCACGACGTGAGCAGGGGTGGCTTGGCTGTTACCCTGGCCGAGATGGCCGTTGCAGGGAACACTGGCTTCACCGCAGACCTCTCGAAGGTCCCCTCCGAAACCTCAAACCCTATTGAGGTCGCCTTCAGCGAGAGCCACTCAAGATACATCGTGGCGTTCCCAGAGGAAAACCTTGAGGAGCTTAAGGGTCTCTTCAAGCACTTTGCCATCATTGGGAAGGCAGAGGGGAGCGACGCGGTCTTCCTCTGGAACAGGCGGGAACTCCTCAGAAAACCCGTTTCGGAGCTCAGAGCCGTTCACGAATCCCTACCAAGGCTTTTGGGTGAGGAGGAATGA
- the purE gene encoding 5-(carboxyamino)imidazole ribonucleotide mutase, with amino-acid sequence MKVLVVMGSKSDEHVAEKVRAVLDEFGIEYDVEVASAHRNPKKVEELAKKDYDVFIAIAGLSAALPGVIASHTVKPVIGVPVSAKLGGIDALLSIAQLPPGVPVATVGIDNGKNAALLAVEILALKDGNLRTKLEEYRDKMRG; translated from the coding sequence ATGAAGGTTCTGGTTGTAATGGGTAGCAAAAGCGACGAACACGTAGCGGAGAAAGTTAGGGCAGTTCTGGACGAGTTTGGAATTGAATACGATGTAGAGGTCGCATCTGCCCACAGAAACCCCAAGAAGGTTGAGGAGCTGGCAAAGAAGGACTACGACGTCTTCATAGCAATAGCTGGCCTCAGCGCGGCGTTGCCTGGAGTTATAGCGTCCCACACGGTTAAGCCCGTGATTGGTGTCCCAGTGTCAGCGAAGCTCGGAGGAATTGATGCCCTCCTTAGCATAGCCCAGCTCCCACCGGGTGTTCCAGTTGCAACGGTCGGAATAGACAACGGCAAAAACGCGGCTTTGCTCGCGGTGGAAATCCTCGCCCTCAAGGACGGGAACCTTAGAACTAAGCTGGAAGAATACAGAGATAAAATGAGAGGCTGA
- a CDS encoding formate--phosphoribosylaminoimidazolecarboxamide ligase — MRVATYASHSALQILNGAKQEGFETIAFGKARVRPLYTKYFPVADYFIEGSYPEEELLELDAVVIPTGSFVAHLGVELVEKMRVPYYGNKEVLRWESDRSLERKWLEEAKLRLPRVYDDPDDIDGPVIVKPFGAKGGRGYFLAKNPEDFWRKAERLGIRDKEDLSRIQIQEYVIGVPVYPHYFYSKLNRELELMSIDRRYESNADAIGRIPAKEQLDIEVNTNYTVIGNIPIVLRESLLMDVIEAGERVVKTAEKLMGGLWGPFCLEGVYTEELEFVVFEISARIVAGTNPFVHGSPYSWLRYDFPVSTGRRIAMELRQGLGEDRLDEVLT; from the coding sequence ATGAGGGTAGCAACGTACGCCTCACACTCGGCCCTTCAGATTTTGAATGGGGCGAAGCAGGAGGGCTTTGAGACTATAGCCTTCGGAAAAGCCCGGGTTAGACCGCTCTACACGAAGTACTTCCCGGTTGCCGATTACTTTATCGAGGGAAGCTATCCCGAGGAAGAACTCCTCGAGCTTGATGCGGTGGTTATTCCCACCGGTTCATTTGTGGCTCACCTCGGCGTTGAGCTCGTCGAGAAGATGCGCGTCCCCTACTACGGCAACAAAGAGGTGCTGAGGTGGGAGAGCGACCGCTCGCTTGAGAGGAAGTGGCTCGAAGAGGCGAAGCTACGCCTTCCGAGGGTCTACGACGACCCCGACGATATAGACGGCCCTGTGATAGTCAAGCCCTTCGGGGCGAAGGGAGGGAGGGGCTACTTTTTGGCCAAGAATCCAGAGGACTTCTGGAGGAAGGCCGAGAGGCTCGGCATCAGGGACAAGGAAGACCTGAGCAGAATCCAGATTCAGGAGTACGTAATCGGAGTTCCAGTCTATCCGCACTACTTCTACTCAAAGCTGAACCGCGAGCTTGAGCTGATGAGCATCGACCGTCGTTATGAGTCGAACGCCGACGCGATAGGCAGGATTCCAGCGAAAGAACAGCTGGACATCGAGGTAAACACGAACTACACTGTTATCGGCAACATTCCAATCGTCCTGCGCGAGAGCCTGCTCATGGACGTCATCGAGGCCGGTGAAAGGGTAGTGAAGACGGCTGAAAAGCTCATGGGCGGTCTCTGGGGGCCGTTCTGCCTTGAAGGCGTCTACACCGAGGAGCTGGAGTTTGTGGTCTTCGAGATTTCGGCGAGGATAGTTGCCGGAACGAACCCCTTCGTCCACGGCTCCCCCTACAGCTGGCTCCGCTATGATTTCCCTGTGAGCACCGGCAGGAGGATAGCGATGGAGCTGAGGCAGGGGCTTGGGGAGGACAGGCTCGATGAGGTTTTGACGTGA
- the guaA gene encoding glutamine-hydrolyzing GMP synthase, translated as MWEDFIREKVEEIRETVGDGKAIIALSGGVDSSTAAILAHKAIGDRLHAVFVNTGFMRKGEPEFVVKTFRDEFGLNLHYVDASERFFRALKGVTDPEEKRKIIGRVFIEVFEEVAKEINADFLIQGTIAPDWIESKGKIKSHHNVGGLPERLNLKLIEPLRDLYKDEVRELAKELGLPEKIYNRMPFPGPGLAVRVLGEVTPEKIAIVREANAIVEEEIEKAGLRPWQAFAVLLGVKTVGVQGDIRAYKETIAVRVVESLDGMTANAMNVPFDVLQRIAFRITSEIPEVGRVLYDITNKPPATIEFE; from the coding sequence ATGTGGGAGGACTTCATCAGGGAGAAGGTTGAGGAGATAAGGGAAACCGTCGGCGACGGAAAGGCGATAATAGCGCTCAGCGGTGGCGTTGACAGCTCAACCGCCGCGATACTTGCTCACAAGGCTATAGGCGACAGACTTCACGCCGTCTTTGTCAACACCGGCTTCATGCGCAAGGGCGAGCCCGAGTTCGTGGTGAAGACCTTCCGCGACGAGTTCGGCCTCAACCTGCACTACGTTGACGCGAGCGAGCGCTTTTTCAGGGCTTTGAAGGGCGTTACCGACCCCGAGGAGAAGAGGAAGATAATAGGCAGAGTTTTCATCGAGGTCTTCGAAGAGGTCGCGAAGGAAATCAACGCCGACTTCCTGATTCAGGGAACAATCGCCCCGGACTGGATTGAGAGCAAGGGGAAAATCAAGAGCCACCACAACGTTGGAGGCCTGCCGGAGAGGCTAAACCTCAAGCTCATAGAACCGCTCCGCGACCTCTACAAGGACGAGGTTCGGGAGCTGGCGAAGGAGCTCGGCCTTCCTGAGAAGATTTACAACAGAATGCCCTTCCCGGGGCCGGGTCTTGCCGTAAGGGTTCTCGGGGAGGTCACGCCGGAGAAGATAGCGATAGTCAGGGAAGCCAACGCGATAGTTGAGGAGGAAATCGAAAAAGCCGGGCTTAGACCCTGGCAGGCCTTCGCGGTTCTGCTCGGCGTTAAAACCGTCGGCGTTCAGGGCGACATAAGGGCCTACAAGGAAACGATAGCGGTTAGGGTCGTCGAGAGCCTCGACGGAATGACGGCAAACGCCATGAACGTCCCCTTCGACGTCCTTCAGAGGATAGCATTCCGCATAACCAGCGAGATTCCCGAGGTCGGAAGGGTTCTCTACGACATCACCAACAAGCCTCCGGCAACGATTGAGTTCGAGTGA
- the purD gene encoding phosphoribosylamine--glycine ligase, whose product MRVLLVGGGGREHAIGETLVRGGAELYVVSKHRNPGLARLAKGYGLAKETDIEKVLEYAKKFDVELAFIGPEAPLEKGIVDTLEENGIPAVGPSKEASKLETDKAFARAFMERNEIPGRKVFRVFTDVSEMRSWVDDFGRPVVVKPIGLTGGKGVKVVGYQLRDNEEAKAYAGELIRRDGRVLIEERTDGVEFTLQVFSDGKHVIPMPLVQDYPHAYENDEGPITGGMGSYSCSNGLLPFVTREDYEKALETLKATVEAMRKEGAPYKGILYGQFMLSKNGPVLIEYNARFGDPEAINVLPLLRTSLLEIAEGIVDGNLRRAEFEGKATVVKYLAPKGYPTNPVRGVKVEVDEETVAKAGATLYYASIDENFTLLGSRAIAVVGIADSLEEAERIAESAVPHIRGELFYRRDVGTRESVERRIELMRKLGRDFEPNPC is encoded by the coding sequence ATGAGGGTTCTGCTCGTTGGTGGAGGTGGAAGGGAGCACGCGATTGGTGAGACCCTCGTAAGGGGTGGTGCCGAGCTCTACGTCGTCTCGAAGCACAGAAATCCCGGCCTCGCGAGGCTAGCGAAGGGCTACGGTCTGGCAAAGGAGACGGACATCGAAAAGGTCCTCGAGTACGCCAAAAAGTTCGACGTTGAGCTGGCGTTCATCGGCCCAGAGGCACCGCTTGAGAAGGGCATCGTTGATACCCTTGAGGAAAATGGCATCCCTGCAGTCGGACCGAGCAAAGAAGCCTCTAAACTCGAAACCGACAAGGCCTTCGCGAGGGCCTTCATGGAGCGCAACGAAATCCCCGGAAGAAAGGTCTTCCGCGTTTTTACCGACGTTTCGGAGATGCGCTCGTGGGTTGACGACTTTGGAAGGCCCGTCGTTGTTAAGCCCATCGGCCTGACCGGTGGGAAGGGTGTTAAGGTCGTCGGCTACCAGCTGCGGGACAACGAGGAAGCCAAAGCCTACGCTGGGGAGCTAATCAGGCGCGACGGAAGGGTTCTCATCGAGGAGAGGACAGACGGCGTCGAGTTCACGTTGCAGGTCTTCAGCGACGGGAAGCACGTTATCCCGATGCCACTCGTCCAGGACTACCCCCACGCCTACGAGAACGATGAAGGCCCGATAACCGGCGGAATGGGGAGCTACTCCTGTTCCAACGGCCTGCTTCCCTTTGTGACGCGTGAGGACTACGAGAAGGCCCTTGAAACGCTTAAAGCCACCGTCGAGGCCATGAGGAAGGAGGGAGCGCCCTACAAGGGAATCCTCTACGGCCAGTTCATGCTCAGCAAGAACGGGCCTGTTCTCATAGAGTACAACGCCCGCTTCGGCGACCCCGAGGCGATAAACGTCCTCCCGCTCCTCAGGACGAGCCTCCTCGAAATAGCCGAGGGAATAGTCGACGGCAACCTCCGGAGGGCGGAGTTCGAGGGCAAAGCGACGGTCGTCAAGTACCTCGCGCCGAAGGGTTATCCAACGAACCCAGTCAGGGGCGTTAAGGTGGAGGTCGACGAGGAGACAGTTGCGAAGGCCGGTGCGACGCTCTACTATGCCTCAATTGATGAGAACTTCACGCTACTCGGCTCGAGGGCCATAGCGGTCGTTGGAATCGCCGATAGCCTTGAAGAAGCAGAGAGGATAGCGGAGAGCGCGGTTCCCCACATAAGGGGTGAGCTGTTCTACAGGCGCGACGTTGGAACCCGGGAGAGTGTTGAGAGGAGGATTGAGCTGATGCGGAAGCTTGGAAGGGACTTTGAGCCGAATCCCTGCTGA